In Solidesulfovibrio fructosivorans JJ], a genomic segment contains:
- a CDS encoding DsrE family protein: MTTQENAAPGLVMLWVTADKEAALNMALMYAKNSRLKGWWDEVHLVVWGPSAKLLATDAELQAEVAACRKAGVTLLACLACAERYGVTEDLKRLGLDVLYMGEPMTGYLKDSWKILSV, encoded by the coding sequence ATGACGACGCAAGAGAACGCGGCCCCGGGGCTGGTCATGCTCTGGGTCACCGCCGACAAGGAAGCGGCCCTGAACATGGCGCTCATGTACGCCAAGAACTCCCGCCTCAAGGGCTGGTGGGACGAGGTGCATCTGGTCGTCTGGGGGCCTTCGGCGAAACTTCTCGCCACGGACGCCGAGCTCCAGGCCGAAGTGGCCGCCTGCCGCAAGGCCGGGGTGACGCTTCTGGCCTGCCTGGCCTGCGCCGAGCGCTACGGCGTGACCGAAGACCTCAAACGCCTCGGCCTGGACGTTCTCTACATGGGCGAGCCCATGACCGGATACCTCAAAGACAGCTGGAAGATCCTGAGCGTGTGA